CACCTTTAAAGCCTCAAAGCTGGAGTAAGAAATCAATTTCTAACTCCAGCTAATTCGCATTTAATGCGATTCCCCATTACTGCTACTATTGAATCCGCTAGATTTTCCGCCCGTATTCACAGCGCATTGACAACCTTTAAAAGCGGGAGGAGGTGGGAGTTTGCTTCTCGTGGTGCGGTTGAGAAATGGGGACACTTTATAATGGGTAGTTCTCCATGAGGGGACAAAAAAGCGAGAGACGTTTGTGCGTCTCTCACTTTCCTTTATATTTGTTATTCTGCTTTTAAGGCATCGACAACGGCGAGTAAGCCTGTGCCGTTGCTTGATTTGATGAGGACTTGGTCGCCTTCTTTAAGTTCGGCTTTTAAGTCAGCAATCAAAGCTTCTTTGTCCATGTAATGGTGAAGCGCTGCTATTTCAAACTGGTCTTTCAACGCATCATAGAGTGCTTCCATTTCTTCGCCGTACAAGTACACAAGTGCGACTTCGCTTGGAGAAATGACTTCTGAGATGCTGGCGTGCAATTCTTTCGAATGTTCTCCGAGTTCGCGGATATCTCCAAGAACAAGGACGCGACGGCCTGTTGCTTCAACTGAAACAAATGATTGAATCACCGATTTCATCGCGATTGGGCTGGCGTTGTAAGCATCGTTTAAGATGGCTACTCCGTTTTGTCCTTTCACCCATTGCGTACGGTTCTTCGTTAATTCGAAGTTCGCTAAGGCAGACACGATATCTGAGAGTGGTACCTCTAACGTGCGTGCAATTTCAATGGCTAAAAGTGCGTTTGAAACATTATACGCTCCAAGAACTGGCAATGTTACTGCCACAGTTTCAGTTGGTGTCACTAATTCAAACGCAGTGTGGTCTGAATACAGTTCGATATTTTTAGTTGAGAGTTCCTTGCTTCCTTCGCCGACTGTAACGATTTTGAAGGTTGCTGGTTTTTCAGCTTGCGCAATCCCTGCTGTAATTAAGTCTTCATGCGCTGGATAAATAAAGGTTCCTTTTTCTTGTAGTCCAGAAAGGATTTCAAGTTTGGCTTTTGCAATACCTTCCTTACTTCCGAGTTGTTCCATGTGCGACTCACCAATGAGCGTAATCGCAACAACTTCTGGGCGTGCTAATTTTGATAAGAACTCGATTTCGTGGAAATTACTCATTCCCATTTCTAAGACAAGTGCTTCAGTTGATTCCGGCATATCTAAAATCGTTTGTGGTAAGCCGATATCGTTATTGAAGTTCCCTTGTGTTTTATAGACACGGTAGCGTGCGCCAAGAGCGGCTGCTGTCATGTCTTTCGTCGTAGTTTTGCCAGAACTTCCTGTAATTCCAACGACACGAGGAGATACTTTTTCTAAGTACCATTTCGCTAATTTTTGAAAAGCTTCAAGAGGGTCTTCTACCCAAATGGCGCAGATTCCCTCTGGTGGTGTAAGATCTTTTTTTCCCCATAACACGGCTGTTGCGCCGGCTTGAATCGCTTGTTCAATATAATCATGTCCGTCTGTTTGCCCTTTTAGAGGAACAAACAGGCTATTCGGACCTAATTTTCTAGTATCAAAGGCTACTGACTCAATCGTTTCGAATCGATGTGCCGATTGATAATCAATCGCGCCAACTGCTTTTGTGATTTCGGCAACTGTTCCAATACTCATCGTTCTTCTCCTTACTCTGCATGACGATCGTTATAGCGTTTAAGGGCTAAACGAATCAATTCTTCGACTAAATCTTTATAAGAAATCCCCATTGCTTCCCATAATTTTGGATACATACTAAATTGTGTGAACCCAGGCATTGTATTCACTTCATTAATGAAGACTTCTTGTGTTTCAGTAAGGAAGAAATCACAACGGGTTAATCCACTGCCATCAATCGCACGGAAAGCCGTTTCGGCATATTCACGAATTTTTGCGGAAACTTCCTCAGGAATTGCAGCTGGAATTTG
This Granulicatella adiacens ATCC 49175 DNA region includes the following protein-coding sequences:
- a CDS encoding UDP-N-acetylmuramoyl-tripeptide--D-alanyl-D-alanine ligase produces the protein MSIGTVAEITKAVGAIDYQSAHRFETIESVAFDTRKLGPNSLFVPLKGQTDGHDYIEQAIQAGATAVLWGKKDLTPPEGICAIWVEDPLEAFQKLAKWYLEKVSPRVVGITGSSGKTTTKDMTAAALGARYRVYKTQGNFNNDIGLPQTILDMPESTEALVLEMGMSNFHEIEFLSKLARPEVVAITLIGESHMEQLGSKEGIAKAKLEILSGLQEKGTFIYPAHEDLITAGIAQAEKPATFKIVTVGEGSKELSTKNIELYSDHTAFELVTPTETVAVTLPVLGAYNVSNALLAIEIARTLEVPLSDIVSALANFELTKNRTQWVKGQNGVAILNDAYNASPIAMKSVIQSFVSVEATGRRVLVLGDIRELGEHSKELHASISEVISPSEVALVYLYGEEMEALYDALKDQFEIAALHHYMDKEALIADLKAELKEGDQVLIKSSNGTGLLAVVDALKAE